In Hippoglossus hippoglossus isolate fHipHip1 chromosome 19, fHipHip1.pri, whole genome shotgun sequence, the DNA window ACGGAAAGATGAGGGATCtgctgggagacacagaggCCAGAGTGCAGCAGATGATCCAGGAAAGGCAACAGAAGCTGGAAGCAATGAAGGAGTCGGTGaaagaaagcaggagagaaaccaGTGATGTGATAGCTGAGAGCGTGCGGGAGTTAACAGCGCTGGTGTCTGAGGTTCAGAGGAGCCAGACGGAGCTCGTGAaagtgatggaggagaagcagaaagcagcagaagaacAAGCGGGTGTTTTTATTGTCGTTTTGGAGCAGGAGGTCACTGAACTGCAGAGGACGAAGATGAAGCTGATGGACATAAAACAGACTGAAGACCAGCTCAGTTTCCTCCACACCTTCCCAGACCCATCCGTCCTCCTACCACACATTACGGACCTGTCCTTGTTCAGCTTCAACAGACACGCGGAGATACGGCACGTGCAGAAATGTCTGAGCAGCTCCGTGTCTCAACTGCAAACGTTGCTGAAGAAAATGACGACGGAAATCACAACGCTCTCTGCGTCGAACGATGTCACGCTGAGGAACCTGCAGCAGTATGAAGTGAACGTTCTGCTCGACCCTGACACAGCTCACCCTCTGCTCGTTTTGTCCGACGATGGCAAACAGGTGAGATGCGGCGAGGCCACACGTTGGCAGGGCGACGAGGACCTGGGGCCGAACACGTTCACGTCGCTTCTCGCAGTTCTGGGACAAAGAGGCCTTTTGTCTCGAAGGTTTTACTTCGAGGTGCTTGTGAGACAGAAGACCGAGTGGTGTCTGGGTGTGGCCACGGCTTCGGTCCAGAGGAGAGGGGTACTCACTCGGGGTCCTGACTGCGGACTGTGGGCCATCAAGTTTCGGGTAAAAAGTTTTGAAGCCATCGGTTCTCCAGGTGTGACGGTATACCGGGGGAAAGTAGAGAGGGTCGGCGTGTTCGTGGATTACGACAAAGGTCAAATATCGTTCTATGACGTACAGACCGCAACACTTATCTACTCATTTAGTGACTGTCTCTTCACCGAGGAGCTTTATCCATATTTAAACCCCTGTGATAATGAATATGGTTCAAACTTGGATCCGATGGTCATCATCCCTGTCACTCGTACGGAGGCTTCACTGACACCACAATTTGTGGGTTAATTTTTCAAAAGATTTCAAAAGCACTTTGTATGAAATTAAGACATTTTGTCTTGTCAAGCATTGATGGAGATGAACCATCTTTAAATTTCTGTTTGCGCTTGGTTTGGATCCTGaaatcttttacattttcttattgtgtgtgtgtgtatgtgtatatgtgtgcttAGTGAATTGATCTTTTTTACAACCTTTAATCCAATCAAGcagcaccaaattacacactaGTAGATATCTAGAAATACCTAGATGcgcttgttttttattttatctagaTCTATGACATGTTTCaaaggaaaactgtgaaaatgtcaatatctcacaatgttaaagaaagattaCTGGTTCCATCCCTGATTCAGATCCGTACCAAAATTTGacgggttcttccctgatgCACACCACATCATTCTATGATTCATCAACTAATTGAATCAGTTGAGATGAGTGATGAAGAAAC includes these proteins:
- the LOC117753301 gene encoding zinc-binding protein A33-like encodes the protein MASNFSLLSEDQLLCPICLDTFTQPVSTPCGHNFCLYCLSSYWNKERVYRCPVCKETFERRPDLKVNTFISGLASQFTLLQITNAHTWSPGPLKDSTECAVLCDVCTDAQQQAVKSCFECLTSYCSVHLEPHHRAAGLKRHTLVDPLANLQDRICKEHYHILTLFCLSDKVLLCDICFRSQHMNHDVVPVQQAYGKMRDLLGDTEARVQQMIQERQQKLEAMKESVKESRRETSDVIAESVRELTALVSEVQRSQTELVKVMEEKQKAAEEQAGVFIVVLEQEVTELQRTKMKLMDIKQTEDQLSFLHTFPDPSVLLPHITDLSLFSFNRHAEIRHVQKCLSSSVSQLQTLLKKMTTEITTLSASNDVTLRNLQQYEVNVLLDPDTAHPLLVLSDDGKQVRCGEATRWQGDEDLGPNTFTSLLAVLGQRGLLSRRFYFEVLVRQKTEWCLGVATASVQRRGVLTRGPDCGLWAIKFRVKSFEAIGSPGVTVYQGKVERVGVFVDYDKGQISFYDVQTATLIYSFSDCLFTEELYPYLNPCDNECGSNLDPMVIIPVTRTEASLTPQFAG